A stretch of Methanococcus voltae PS DNA encodes these proteins:
- a CDS encoding shikimate kinase: MYSKCTAISHGSGTIINAIATNKGSAFGITLGVEATVELINDHKKIINGKIEGQKEIAPNLIETCVKNVLDYYNLDYSAKVTTKSNLPIKSGLSSSSATANAVTLATMGVLGKYAPEGDKKINKKINNELDDLIINLGIKSCFDENLTITGAYDDATASYYGGITITDNENRKILKRDAFNDEDVKVIVLIPNNYQKNLNKERMILIKNYVEIAFNNCLVGNYYEALFMNGLFYASTLNFPTNISIEALESGALTFGLSGTGPSYIGLCKAENVPNIVKYLEKYGKIYITEVCNSKSKIINLE; the protein is encoded by the coding sequence ATGTATTCAAAATGTACTGCAATATCTCATGGTTCTGGGACTATAATAAATGCCATTGCTACAAATAAGGGCTCTGCATTTGGTATAACTTTAGGAGTTGAAGCAACTGTCGAGTTAATAAATGACCATAAAAAAATCATTAATGGAAAGATTGAAGGGCAAAAAGAAATTGCCCCTAATTTGATAGAGACATGTGTAAAAAATGTTTTAGATTATTATAATTTGGATTACTCCGCAAAGGTTACTACAAAATCTAATTTGCCCATAAAATCCGGCTTAAGCAGTAGTAGTGCAACAGCTAATGCAGTTACTCTTGCCACAATGGGGGTTTTAGGAAAATATGCTCCCGAAGGCGATAAAAAAATTAATAAAAAAATTAATAACGAGTTGGATGATTTAATAATTAATTTGGGCATAAAATCTTGCTTTGATGAAAATTTAACGATAACTGGGGCATATGACGATGCAACAGCCTCATACTATGGTGGAATTACAATAACAGATAATGAAAATAGAAAAATTTTAAAGAGAGACGCATTTAATGATGAAGATGTAAAAGTAATCGTTTTAATTCCAAATAACTATCAAAAAAATTTAAACAAAGAACGTATGATATTAATTAAAAATTACGTTGAAATAGCATTTAACAATTGTTTAGTGGGTAATTATTATGAAGCCCTTTTTATGAATGGATTATTTTATGCGTCTACTTTGAATTTTCCTACAAACATATCTATAGAAGCATTAGAGTCAGGAGCTTTAACTTTTGGGCTTTCTGGAACGGGACCTTCCTATATAGGTCTTTGTAAAGCTGAAAATGTTCCAAATATCGTAAAATATCTTGAAAAATACGGAAAAATATATATTACGGAAGTTTGTAATTCGAAATCTAAAATAATTAATTTAGAATGA
- the trm5b gene encoding tRNA (guanine(37)-N1)-methyltransferase Trm5b, whose amino-acid sequence MLKAVKTNLKNGEFIRRILLDYNLLNKDYKLKKLDNNLYLPLNYEEIEEIGEEDLKNTLKNVIIKSQNQNQNQMDDMDFEIITTNESDFEKSNNKKNPSFKDYLLNNYSDELTNGRIAHAYDIIGDIVILQISDEIDKEERLKLGEKAKELIPSVRAVFRRESDVKGEYRVRDLEHLAGEENTLTLYKENGYKLYVDVAKVYFSPRLSWERNRIMQKVEKDDVIVDMFCGVGPYSIACKDAKKIYSIDVNPEAIKLLKENIKLNNLENKIFSILEDVRKVDLKGNRIIMNLPKYANQFVDKALDLVEEGGTIHYYMVGADVNEGINLFKSKCECEVLESRVVKSYSPREYVFVIDFKINNPNKNKK is encoded by the coding sequence ATTTTAAAAGCAGTAAAGACTAATTTAAAAAACGGGGAATTTATAAGAAGAATTCTTTTAGATTATAATTTATTGAATAAGGATTATAAGTTAAAAAAACTGGATAATAACTTATATTTGCCATTGAATTATGAAGAAATTGAAGAAATAGGCGAGGAAGACTTAAAAAATACCTTAAAAAATGTTATAATTAAAAGCCAAAATCAAAATCAAAATCAAATGGACGATATGGATTTTGAAATTATAACTACAAATGAATCCGATTTTGAAAAGTCAAATAATAAAAAAAATCCAAGTTTTAAAGATTATCTTTTAAATAATTATAGTGACGAATTAACAAACGGAAGAATAGCACACGCATATGATATTATAGGGGATATCGTAATATTACAAATTTCGGATGAAATTGATAAAGAAGAACGGTTAAAGCTTGGAGAAAAGGCTAAAGAATTAATACCTTCTGTAAGAGCTGTTTTTAGGCGAGAAAGTGACGTAAAAGGAGAATATCGTGTAAGAGATTTAGAACATTTGGCAGGAGAAGAGAATACATTAACACTTTATAAGGAAAATGGCTATAAATTATATGTGGATGTTGCAAAAGTGTATTTCTCACCACGTTTAAGCTGGGAAAGAAATAGAATAATGCAGAAAGTCGAAAAAGACGACGTAATAGTAGACATGTTTTGTGGAGTGGGACCTTATTCAATTGCTTGTAAGGATGCAAAAAAGATATATTCTATAGACGTAAACCCTGAAGCTATAAAATTATTAAAAGAGAATATAAAATTGAATAACTTGGAAAATAAAATATTTTCTATCCTCGAAGACGTTAGAAAGGTAGATTTAAAAGGTAATAGAATAATTATGAATTTACCAAAATATGCAAATCAATTTGTCGATAAAGCTTTGGATTTGGTGGAAGAAGGCGGGACAATACATTATTACATGGTTGGAGCAGATGTAAACGAGGGCATAAATTTATTTAAATCAAAGTGTGAATGTGAAGTTTTGGAAAGCAGGGTTGTAAAATCCTATTCTCCACGCGAATATGTCTTTGTAATTGATTTTAAAATCAATAATCCTAATAAAAATAAAAAATAA
- a CDS encoding DUF447 domain-containing protein, with protein sequence MKYEYVLTSSLLNRAPIGAKTSDFKNYIINLFEGSHTYEMLKNEDIIILNVCSPLIIAESVIDDVGNYEKLEYNGKTYYYIKEAEKIDIVKVKNRKFSSFKNEYGNSCIMNLECEKIDEKIIDTNKKYQNELKPFNRADSLLVEIAVLYSRINLVSETEKIKMMEKIKEYANIIKKVGSKEHMIVLNKFKEHIDI encoded by the coding sequence ATGAAATATGAGTATGTTTTAACGTCTTCTTTATTGAATAGGGCTCCAATTGGGGCAAAAACTTCGGATTTTAAAAATTATATAATTAATTTATTCGAAGGTTCTCACACTTATGAAATGCTTAAAAATGAAGATATTATAATTTTAAATGTATGTAGTCCATTAATTATTGCAGAATCTGTAATTGACGATGTAGGAAACTATGAAAAATTAGAATATAATGGAAAAACTTATTATTATATCAAAGAAGCTGAAAAAATTGATATAGTCAAAGTTAAAAACCGTAAATTTAGTAGTTTTAAAAATGAATATGGTAATTCATGCATAATGAATTTAGAATGTGAAAAAATAGATGAAAAAATCATTGATACTAATAAAAAGTATCAAAATGAGCTTAAACCATTTAACAGAGCCGATAGTTTACTGGTTGAAATTGCAGTTTTATATTCTCGCATAAATCTAGTTTCAGAAACTGAAAAAATTAAAATGATGGAAAAAATTAAAGAATATGCGAATATAATAAAAAAAGTAGGTTCTAAAGAGCATATGATAGTATTAAACAAATTTAAAGAACATATTGACATTTAA